Genomic DNA from Prunus persica cultivar Lovell chromosome G1, Prunus_persica_NCBIv2, whole genome shotgun sequence:
CCCTAAACCTGTGCTTCGATAGTAGTGTTCATGTTTTCATGGTGGCGACGACGACAACTCTACTTTCTGTCATCTCGGTTGGTTTTGcccctttttttgggttgtaatAATTATATCAAATCTCTTGTGAGTTGGGTGTTTTGCTTGTAGTTGAGTCTCTACTTGTATTTTTTACTTGTGCGAGTTTAAAAGTTGCAGTTATATTGGTAGTTTTGGGCGCTATTGTCCACGTCTGATTTGTTTAAGCTTGTGGCTTTCATGCGGAAATTTGTTTGGCTTTATGCCACTATTAGTGGAGATATACTTGTGGTGTATTTCTCTGTATCTGGAATAACCATGCGTGGTTACTGTGCTTCCATATTTGTATCAACCCTTTTTGGGTAGTTTATGCCCTTATGACTGATGGCCTTGGTGCCTAAGTTATGAATACGATTATTGCTTACTCTCAAAAGAGAAAAGCAAAGTAGTAAAACTAATTTATTAAAGTTGTGtattaaaataggaaaatcTGAAGATTAACTTACATTATTATATGCTGAATCTACTTACATACAAAAACAATGTTGCAAATACTAAAAGTTTTAATAACAATattttagaataataaaagaatCCAATAAATTATCAAATAAAAGAATGCAAACCATGCCTGATGCATCCAGCCTGGGGGGATTCCTTCAAAATACTTCAAATGGAGTTCTTCTTATGTTTTGTCATCTTCAGATAGCTGAAAATGGGTTTCTCTGGTACAGGTATAGACTTGACGACCCAACCAATTGGCCAAGAAACAGCTGCAATTCCAATACATGCACCCCATTGCCCCCAATTCAACCTCTCTGTATCTGCAAACTTCTTGAGAAAttccaccatcaccacctgAAGCAGAATTGTCACTGCAATGATCCCCAGAAACAATTTGTTGGTGTGAATTCCCTTGAAcacattcttcttctcaagCTTCCTTGCATTGAACTCATTGAACACCTGGCACAGCACAAACGTGTTGAAGATCAAGGTGTCCTTTACCTTGTCATCCACGCCAAAGATTGATTTGCCTCTGAATTGCAGGGTCAGGAGGATTGCAATCTGGTACAGTGCTTGAGGCAAGAGGTTCCTCCACATGATGTTGGTGATGAGAGGCTCAGTCCTTCCCACTGGTTTCTTCTCCATGAGTTCTTTTGTGGGCTTCTCAGTGGCAAGAGCAAGAGCACCTAGTGTGTCCATGATCAAATTCACCCACAACAATTGAACTGCTGTTAATGGGACTTCACCTGCAGAAACTGCTGCTACAAAGTTGATCACAAGAGCTGCAACATTGACAGTGAGCTGGAATTGGATGAACTTCTGGATGTTATTGTAAACACTTCTTCCCCATTTCAAAACTGTGGCCACTGATGCAAAGTTGTCATCCATGATCACAATATCTGAGCTCTCTTTGGCGACTTCTGTGCCTTGAATTCCCATGGAAAGTCCTATATCAGCTTCTTTCAAAGCAGGTGCATCATTCGTGCCGTCACCTGTCACTGCAACCACATGGCCTTTCTGTTTCAAGCATTTCACCATTAGAAGCTTGTCAAATGGAGACGACCTTGCCATTACACAGATTTTGTCCACCTTCAACATTCTCTCTTCCGGCGTGTAGTTGCGAAATTGCACACCTTCTACCACTGCTCCACTGAACATGTCCTGATTAGGCTTGAGTATCCCACATTCTGCGGCTATGGCTTTTGCAGTGAAAACATTGTCACCTGTGATCATTTTGACATTTACCCCTGCATATTGACAGTCTCCAACTGCTTTCTTCACCCCGGGACGGCATGGATCTTTAAGACCAACAAGTCCTAATAGAGTCAATCCATCTTCTTTTAGCAAAGCTTTGTGGTCTCGTTCATCCACTTGCTCCTCTGCTGGAATTTCTTTATGCGCAAATGCAATGCATCTGAGGCTGCTAGCTGCCATACCTTGAATAATCTGCTCAAATCTCATTTTTGCATTGTCATCCATATTTATAACAAGTCCAGAGGCATTGTAGTAACTTGTGCACATTGCTAGTATCATCTCAGCAGCTCCTTTCCAATGTGCTTGACTTGTATTGTTGTCAGCCTTCCTCTTCATCAAAACCCCACTTCGTTTCTTCTGTGAATTGAAGGCCTCAACGTACAGAATGCTACAACTCTTCACCACTTTCTGCATATCCATCTTCGATCCATGTACCGCCCATGAAAGAATAGCCTTCTCAGTAGGACTGCCTGAGATTTCAATTTCTGAATCGGAACTAGGCCTGTATACACTACCAGTTGTATTCAGAGCAACCCCTTCTTGGATCAAATTAAGAACATATGGAGATATAGATGAAAAAGCTTCCTCTGCCACGGGTTCTTCACCCAACCAAAACTTAGTCACCTTCATTTCATTCATGGTGAGAGTGCCTGTTTTGTCAGTACAAATGACGGTAGCAGAGCCCATGGTCTCACAAGCAGAGAGCTTCCTCACCATTGCTTTATCAACCATCATTCTCTTCATGGAATAAGCAAGAGTCAGAGTCACAGCTAGAGGCAAGCCTTCTGGAATTGCCACCACAACAATTGTAACTGCAGCTGCTACAATCTCAACGACCGCGTTTAATATGTCATCAACTTTGGTCTTGCTGCCATTATACTCCTGATTTCCATTCTCATCCTGTGTATTTCCTGTGAAGTATCTAACTGACAAGACAATGAGCACTAGAAAAGCAACAACCAACCCAACTTTACCAATTGATGAAGTTAGCTTGTTGAGGCGAGCTTGTAAAGGCGTCTGTTCATTTGTGTCACGGCTGATTTGGCTCATCATTTCACCCCAAGTTGTGTTCATGCCCACAGAAGTTACAAGCATCCGAGCGTAGCCATCAGCCACCTTGGTGCCAGAGAACAAGAACggattttgggtttgatttaTTTCCACATGGTCACTTTCCCCCGTCATGCTTGATTCATCTACTTGTAATGAATGGCCATCAAGAAACAACCCGTCAGCTGGAACTTGATCTCCAATCTTCAAGCAAATGACATCGCCAACAACAATATCGAATATTGAAATCTGTTGGCGCCTGCCACCTCTCACAGCTTCAATTTGGACGTTGTCGCTGACTTTTGATAACTTATCAAACTGCCTGTTCTGCCTGTAATTACTTACAGCCGACACAGAAATCACCAGAATGATTGCGATAAGTATGCTTCCACCATCGATCCAGCCTTCTTTAAGGCCATGCACTTTGATCCCGAGACCAAGAGAGAGTGCAGCACAGCCTAAGAGGATGATAATTGTGAGGTCTTTAAAAGCTTCCCAAACAAAATGGAAGAACCCTTTTGCTGGTGGCTTCATGTATGTGTTTGAGCCAAAGGCTTCAACTCTTTTGGCAATGTCTTGAGCCTCACCATAGCCATGGATTCCATGCTCTGCATCAGTTTTGAGAGCTGATGCTATTTCTTCAGCCCCTCCCAGCTCCCGGAGCTGGTTGAGGCTTCTCTCCTTGACAAGGTAAGTGAGGGTGGTTTGATCAATTTCAAACTCATTATCTGGCTCGACAGTAAGAGTGGCATAAGAGGGAGAGCGAGGTATTTTGGtgtttgtgaatttgggtttggATGGAGAAGAAAGGTTGAAGGCTCTGGAGCAGTAGATTGTTGCAAAAGCAGAATGCCATTTTCTTTGGTGTTTGGTAAGAGTGTTTTTTGGAACAGCAAAAAGCAACGCAATTTCAATGCACCCAAGTTTCGCATGCAGGGTGGTCGACATGCTGCTGCTCAGCTCAATTGAAAACCGCAAAACTAAAGAATGTGATGAAAACTAAGGCAGAGAGATGGAAAGACTATTGTGACCAACTGACTCGCAAGGAGTTATGGACACAAGATTGACAATTCTCAAGGAAAACTGAAAAGTGGAGAAAATGTTTTGGGGAATTTTTAAggaattaaattgtttataGAATGCAATTGTAGTGCGAGGATCACCACCTTGCATGAAGAGGCCTACTTATAGTCTTCTTTTGTAAGAGGAAGACAAAAACAGCATGTTTCTCATCGGAAACTTGTACATGAAGTTGTAGAGAAAGAACTTACAAGGACTAGCAGCAGGCTCCGGGAAACaacccagaaaaaaaagaagaaaaaaggaccgCCGTACTTTATGTCAGCTCTTAATTTGTGTTCATATTTTTGAAGCTGACATTGGCTTAATCAAGTTGGCTAGAACAGATGTGCTTCCCACTCTGTATCCGAGTTCGGATCCCCCTTTCTGTAGCTTAGGTTAGTTTAAAGTAAATTATCGCTTGAAtgaacaaagttttttttgaaattgtttaATATATGAAGGTCGGTATgagaaacaaattaatacataGAAGGTATCTTCAGGCTCAATATAATTGTCGGTGAAAGCTCCAATATTAAACCGAGTATCAATACCGCACCCAGTGGAATTTGAAAACGCGGTCGACGCACCGTagcaatatttatatttaaaaataaaaaagaatagtaTTTTGGGAAATTCTTCTCACGTAAACCCCACAACCGAACCAAATCCACGtgatttcaaattatttactTTGCAAGACAAAATTACATCTCATTGTAGTGGGGTTTATaatgctttttgtttttgagagGAGGGTTTATAATGCTGTAGAGGTTTTTTGGTTTCAAAAAGAggttgagttttgttttccgATCTCATTCACTGAAAAATAAACGGATGttgtgagagagagactaACCGTTAGGTTccatttggttcatgggaaatgAGAATTGGAGATGGGAAATCAATTACTTTcctatgtttggtaagtccaggcATAGGAAATCATTGCCTAGCCCATGGGAAAGTAGGAGGAAAAGTGAAGCCATCTTCctaacttgggttttgtttttgacttAAATGTCGAAATGGTCCCTATGTTCTACCTTatcggccaatttagtccctgtgttattaatttggccaatttagtccctgtgtttgtatatgttaACACATTTGATCCTTTCTgtcaaaattatgttaaaacctataaataaataaaatatttaaaattaatttaaaaatctgtaattaattataaagattgaaactcaaataataataatgctaaaatgattaaaagcCACACAACCTCAACCTCAAATGGTCTCGATTCctgtaggaaaaaaaagggttcttAGTTGAATTGATGCCTACTCTTTTCTTGCtgcaatttttcttctctcttatgtttaagattttctcatactctacccttcatctctctctcctcttcgaTCCATTGGCCTGAATATCGTTGACTTTTGCTGCAGCGAGGATGATCAATTGGCGGTAGAGCCATCAAGGTTACGGTGACCGGCTATGAAGATCTTCGTGATTTGTCAGAGAGGaagccaagagagagagagagagagagagagagagagagagagagagagagagagagagagagagagagagagagagagagagagagttgttgtGGTTAGGTGGGTGGGTTTGGGAGGTGGCTATGGTTTGGGgttggagtggtggtggtgagggtgGCTGGGTTTGGGAGGTGGTTGAGGTGTGTGGCGAAATTGGGGAaggtgaaatttaaaaaaaaatattccattttcagattgaatttaaaattttataatcaattacagtttttattttaattaattttaaatattttatattttatattttgaagggAATGGACCACATTGACTAATATATACAAACACAAGgaccaaattggccaaattgataacacatggactaaattggcctatgagataaaacacagggaccattttaacatttaagcctttgtttttctcatcatgggaaagtttggagAAATTAACCAATattaaatacacatttttcatgaccattttgtccccattatgagtataattgaaaatttatacaaactttgtttctcattcctactcaaaacaaacatgggaaaggaaataaaaaggaaacacATACACATCACTCTGAGCCAAAGAAATCATACGTCACTAAAAAGAAGTAAGTATGACGCCTTCAAAACTTCAATAGGAGTggttaaatgcatattttaCGGCAAAGATTCAAATTGTGGACTTGACTCAAGTTAAAGTCATGCACAAATTAGAGCAACAATGCAGTGGCATAAAATAAAACGCAAAGAAAAGAGCTCTTTAACTCGGACCGACGAAATAGGAAAATATTAGGAAGATCATATTTAAAGACCATCTTGTGTATCACATTTCTAATAGATGTGGAttaaaaatattcaattttaaACCTTAAACCCTACAatactcaattttaaattaaaaatataattaaagatatatagaaaatagagggaaaaagaagatgTTGACGTCGAGTAgctgagaaagagagaaacaagTTGATATCGCATAgccaaaagagaaggaaagagaagatATTGAACCACCTAGATAGGCAACTGTGTGTAGagtttgctttttatttttatttttattttgggctaGGCTTATAACATATGTgggtattttttatattttattttttaatttgggtTGAACGAGCACCCAACCTGCCCTATGCACATAACCACCCATGTGTGGAACTCactgtattggtgggctccactttTACTAGAGAGATGATACATAATGTGGTCTAAATGTAttctccctagcatgacctGACCAAATAACACAGTAATTACATGCCACTTGTCTTCAATCCGCATGAGGGGCGACAAACATGCAACGTGTACCAAGCGCCAGATCCAAGAATTTCTCCATAATTAAGGTGTTGCGGATGGTTCAACTAAATTTTAAGTCTACAAGAGTCTTGGGGTCAACTTAAATGTTTTAGTTCAATTTTTCGTACCAAATTGTTAACAACCTTCACCTGAAAGTGTGATAGAAAATACAAAGAATGTATGGTGAGAAAGAATGGTATAAGTAAACTACTCTTATTATGCCATAAAGCAAGGTAATGAATTTCTTTGTCAACCAgacaattattttgttttctgatgttgatgctcaaaatggcccggccaatagtgagtccaacttagtgatgaggtgTGATGGATGATGGATGAAGGTGAGGATCTTCACCAAGTGTGTGAGGATTTGGGCAAACGATAAACATATGGAAGACaagatatacgtggttcacccgaatgataggctacgtccacggagaagggtgttctcattatgataatgtttgtttacatttgtacaaggggattagacccaaatataaagataacaagTGAGAAGCCCAGTCTAGTGATCTAGAAGAGAGAGTCCAAGGCCTAAGGGTCTAGATCCAAGACCCGGATCCCCCTCTAAGGAAAGAGCagtcttcttttataggtgagggggagtccatctcttgtagttttccgatgtgggactcctctTACTCTGCTTagagttgtgatttgtggTGGTGCTTCTTGGGCTAAGGTGATgacctctcaaagcatggcaCGTGGATGATCTAGCCTAGCTAGTTGCTCGGTCAGTTACGGTAccaacagtagtcccccaagttctcgAGTAAGAAGGTACTTCTTGGTTGGGGACTTGTAATTTTAAGTGCACTGGCCGAGCAACACCATAGTTCATCTTCCAAGCTGTATAGTGCACTACCCATAGTCCCCCAAGTCCTCGGGTAAGAAGGACATTTGGAAGGGAGAGAACttggcacgagggtgccgaaggtgaAGAGGTAGCCGAAGGGACAAAGTTGCATGTCTCAGGGTAATGTGGTtgggcacgagggtgccgaaggcatatgaattgcATGTGTCAAGGCGATGGGcttaggcacgagggtgccgaaggtgaCACTAAGCTTGCATGTTTGCAAGGCAATGTGTTTAGGCACGGGGGTGCTGAAGACAAAGAGAATGTCGAAGGAGACATGAAGCTTGCATGTCACAAGGCAATGTGGCTGGGCaagagggtgccgaaggcacaaagcttgcatgttgcaaggcgATGTGGCCTAGGCAcaagggtgccgaaggcataagacttgcatgttgcaagacaATGAagctaggcacgggggtgccgaaggcaaaggggatgccgaaggcacagagcttgcatgtcgcaaggcaatgtgcctaggcacgagggtgccgaaggcataagacttgcatgttgcaagacaATGGagctaggcacgggggtgccgaaggcaaaggCGATGTCGAAGGCACagagcttgcatgtcgcaaggcaatgtgcctaggcaaaggggatgccgaaggcacaaagcttgcatgtcgcaaggcaatgtgtctaggcacgggggtgccgaaggggacacaaagcttgcatgtcgcaaggcaatgtgcctaggcacgaTGGTGCCGAAGGCAGAAgaattgcatgtcgcaaggtgGTGGGCCTaagcacgagggtgccgaaagcatcacaaagcttgcatgtcgcaaggcgatG
This window encodes:
- the LOC18791784 gene encoding putative calcium-transporting ATPase 13, plasma membrane-type, yielding MSTTLHAKLGCIEIALLFAVPKNTLTKHQRKWHSAFATIYCSRAFNLSSPSKPKFTNTKIPRSPSYATLTVEPDNEFEIDQTTLTYLVKERSLNQLRELGGAEEIASALKTDAEHGIHGYGEAQDIAKRVEAFGSNTYMKPPAKGFFHFVWEAFKDLTIIILLGCAALSLGLGIKVHGLKEGWIDGGSILIAIILVISVSAVSNYRQNRQFDKLSKVSDNVQIEAVRGGRRQQISIFDIVVGDVICLKIGDQVPADGLFLDGHSLQVDESSMTGESDHVEINQTQNPFLFSGTKVADGYARMLVTSVGMNTTWGEMMSQISRDTNEQTPLQARLNKLTSSIGKVGLVVAFLVLIVLSVRYFTGNTQDENGNQEYNGSKTKVDDILNAVVEIVAAAVTIVVVAIPEGLPLAVTLTLAYSMKRMMVDKAMVRKLSACETMGSATVICTDKTGTLTMNEMKVTKFWLGEEPVAEEAFSSISPYVLNLIQEGVALNTTGSVYRPSSDSEIEISGSPTEKAILSWAVHGSKMDMQKVVKSCSILYVEAFNSQKKRSGVLMKRKADNNTSQAHWKGAAEMILAMCTSYYNASGLVINMDDNAKMRFEQIIQGMAASSLRCIAFAHKEIPAEEQVDERDHKALLKEDGLTLLGLVGLKDPCRPGVKKAVGDCQYAGVNVKMITGDNVFTAKAIAAECGILKPNQDMFSGAVVEGVQFRNYTPEERMLKVDKICVMARSSPFDKLLMVKCLKQKGHVVAVTGDGTNDAPALKEADIGLSMGIQGTEVAKESSDIVIMDDNFASVATVLKWGRSVYNNIQKFIQFQLTVNVAALVINFVAAVSAGEVPLTAVQLLWVNLIMDTLGALALATEKPTKELMEKKPVGRTEPLITNIMWRNLLPQALYQIAILLTLQFRGKSIFGVDDKVKDTLIFNTFVLCQVFNEFNARKLEKKNVFKGIHTNKLFLGIIAVTILLQVVMVEFLKKFADTERLNWGQWGACIGIAAVSWPIGWVVKSIPVPEKPIFSYLKMTKHKKNSI